One Myripristis murdjan chromosome 17, fMyrMur1.1, whole genome shotgun sequence DNA segment encodes these proteins:
- the fubp1 gene encoding far upstream element-binding protein 1 isoform X4, whose amino-acid sequence MADYSNVAPPSSNAGGGMNDAFKDALQRARQIAAKIGGDGVAAPTTNEFGYGGQKRPLEDADQPETKKVAPSDPFSSAMGGMGGPPRSTSEEFKVPDGMVGFIIGRGGEQISRMQQESGCKIQIAPDSGGMPERSVTLTGTPDSIQTAKRLLTEIVEKGRPTPAFHHNDGPGMSVQEIMVPASKAGLVIGKGGETIKSLQERAGVKMVMIQEGPQNTGADKPLRISGEPFKVQQAKEMVMELIRDQGFREQRGEYGSRMGGDSLDVPVPRFAVGIVIGRNGEMIKKIQSDTGVRIQFKQDDGTTPERIAQIMGPPDQAQHAAEIISDLLRSVQAGGPPGHGGGRGRGRGQGNWNMGPPGGLQEFTFTVPTMKTGLIIGKGGETIKGISQQSGARIELQRNPPPNADPNIKMFTVRGSPQQIDYARQLVEEKIGGPVTPMGGPHGPPGPHGGPGPHGPPGPPGPPGAPMGPYNPGPYNQGPPGPHGPPAPYQPQGWGNGFPHWQQGQPDPMGADKAAADANAAAWAAYYSQYSQQPQAPMTPTTGAPGTTQTNGQGDPQAPGQTGQADYTKAWEEYYKKMGQQSQQPQDYTKAWEEYYKKQGQAAPQATAAAAASQPGGQPDYSAAWAEYYRQQAAYYGTASPQTMGAAPQAPQGQ is encoded by the exons ATGGCTGACTACAGTAACGTGGCTCCCCCGTCCTCTAATGCTGGCGGCGGCATGAACGACGCGTTCAAAGACGCTCTCCAGCGGGCGCGACAG ATCGCAGCCAAAATTGGAGGTGATGGCGTTGCGGCACCTACAACAAACGAGTTTGGTTACGGAGGCCAGAAAAGGCCCCTGGAAGATGCTG ACCAACCAGAGACAAAGAAAGTGGCTCCTAGTGACC CATTTTCCTCAGCCATGGGAGGAATGGGTGGTCCCCCAAG ATCCACATCAGAGGAATTCAAGGTTCCTGATGGAATGGTTGGATTTA tTATTGGAAGAGGAGGTGAGCAGATATCCCGTATGCAACAGGAGTCAGGATGTAAAATACAGATTGCCCCAG ACAGTGGAGGAATGCCAGAGAGGTCGGTGACATTAACAGGAACACCAGACTCCATCCA GACCGCAAAGAGGCTGCTAACAGAGATTGTTGAGAAAGGACGGCCAACCCCAGCATTCCACCACAACGATGGCCCAGGCATGTCCGTCCAGGAGATTATGGTCCCTGCCTCGAAAGCCGGACTTGTCATTGGCAAAGGAGGAGAAACCATCAAAAGCCTTCAG GAACGAGCCGGAGTGAAGATGGTCATGATCCAAGAAGGTCCACAAAACACAGGCGCAGACAAACCTCTCCGTATTTCAGGAGAACCCTTCAAAGTTCAG caAGCCAAAGAGATGGTGATGGAGCTGATCAGAGACCAGGGCTTTAGGGAGCAGAGGGGCGAGTACGGCTCCAGGATGGGAGGCGACAGTTTAGAT GTTCCTGTTCCCAGGTTTGCGGTTGGAATTGTGATTGGGAGGAACGGTGAAATGATCAAGAAAATTCAGAGTGACACTGGAGTTCGGATCCAGTTCAAGCAGG ATGACGGCACCACCCCAGAGAGGATAGCCCAGATCATGGGTCCTCCTGACCAGGCTCAGCACGCAGCAGAGATCATCTCTGACCTGCTGAGGAGCGTGCAGGCTGGTGGCCCTCCAGGACACGGGGGTGGCCGGGGCCGAGGCCGTGGGCAGGGCAACTGGAACATGGGCCCACCTGGTGGCCTGCAGGAGTTCACCTTCACTGTTCCAACCATGAAGACCGGCCTCATCATTGGAAAAG GTGGTGAGACGATCAAAGGCATCAGCCAGCAGTCGGGGGCCAGGATCGAACTGCAGAGGAACCCTCCGCCCAACGCTGACCCCAACATCAAGATGTTCACTGTTCGCGGCTCCCCTCAACAGATAGACTACGCCAGGCAGctagtggaggagaaaataggG GGACCAGTCACTCCAATGGGTGGCCCACATGGCCCCCCTGGTCCCCATGGAGGTCCTGGCCCACATGGCCCTCCTGGACCTCCCGGGCCTCCCGGTGCTCCCATGGGCCCGTACAACCCTGGACCGTACAACCAGGGACCTCCGGGACCACA TGGTCCACCTGCACCTTATCAGCCTCAGGGATGGGGTAACGGCTTCCCACATTGGCAGCAAGGCCAGCCTGATCCCA tgggtGCAGACAAAGCGGCAGCTGATGCCAATGCGGCGGCTTGGGCAGCCTACTATTCTCAGTACAGCCAACAGCCACAGGCTCCCATGACTCCGACCACCGGAGCCCCAGGCACGACTCAGACCAACGGTCAAG GTGACCCGCAGGCGCCAGGTCAGACTGGACAGGCAGATTACACCAAGGCCTGGGAggaatattacaagaaaatgg GTCAACAAAGCCAGCAGCCTCAGGATTACACAAAAGCTTGGGAGGAGTATTACAAGAAACAAG GTCAAGCGGCCCCTCAGGCCACGGCGGCCGCAGCGGCCTCCCAGCCTGGAGGCCAGCCGGACTACAGCGCTGCCTGGGCAGAGTACTACCGCCAGCAGGCCGCCTACTACGGCACGGCCAGCCCTCAGACGATGGGCGCCGCGCCACAAGCCCCTCAG GGCCAgtaa
- the fubp1 gene encoding far upstream element-binding protein 1 isoform X5, translated as MADYSNVAPPSSNAGGGMNDAFKDALQRARQIAAKIGGDGVAAPTTNEFGYGGQKRPLEDAGGYFPMPNLNIDQPETKKVAPSDPFSSAMGGMGGPPRSTSEEFKVPDGMVGFIIGRGGEQISRMQQESGCKIQIAPDSGGMPERSVTLTGTPDSIQTAKRLLTEIVEKGRPTPAFHHNDGPGMSVQEIMVPASKAGLVIGKGGETIKSLQERAGVKMVMIQEGPQNTGADKPLRISGEPFKVQQAKEMVMELIRDQGFREQRGEYGSRMGGDSLDVPVPRFAVGIVIGRNGEMIKKIQSDTGVRIQFKQDDGTTPERIAQIMGPPDQAQHAAEIISDLLRSVQAGGPPGHGGGRGRGRGQGNWNMGPPGGLQEFTFTVPTMKTGLIIGKGGETIKGISQQSGARIELQRNPPPNADPNIKMFTVRGSPQQIDYARQLVEEKIGGPVTPMGGPHGPPGPHGGPGPHGPPGPPGPPGAPMGPYNPGPYNQGPPGPHGPPAPYQPQGWGNGFPHWQQGQPDPMGADKAAADANAAAWAAYYSQYSQQPQAPMTPTTGAPGTTQTNGQGQQSQQPQDYTKAWEEYYKKQGQAAPQATAAAAASQPGGQPDYSAAWAEYYRQQAAYYGTASPQTMGAAPQAPQGQ; from the exons ATGGCTGACTACAGTAACGTGGCTCCCCCGTCCTCTAATGCTGGCGGCGGCATGAACGACGCGTTCAAAGACGCTCTCCAGCGGGCGCGACAG ATCGCAGCCAAAATTGGAGGTGATGGCGTTGCGGCACCTACAACAAACGAGTTTGGTTACGGAGGCCAGAAAAGGCCCCTGGAAGATGCTGGTGGGTATTTTCCCATGCCTAACCTCAATATAG ACCAACCAGAGACAAAGAAAGTGGCTCCTAGTGACC CATTTTCCTCAGCCATGGGAGGAATGGGTGGTCCCCCAAG ATCCACATCAGAGGAATTCAAGGTTCCTGATGGAATGGTTGGATTTA tTATTGGAAGAGGAGGTGAGCAGATATCCCGTATGCAACAGGAGTCAGGATGTAAAATACAGATTGCCCCAG ACAGTGGAGGAATGCCAGAGAGGTCGGTGACATTAACAGGAACACCAGACTCCATCCA GACCGCAAAGAGGCTGCTAACAGAGATTGTTGAGAAAGGACGGCCAACCCCAGCATTCCACCACAACGATGGCCCAGGCATGTCCGTCCAGGAGATTATGGTCCCTGCCTCGAAAGCCGGACTTGTCATTGGCAAAGGAGGAGAAACCATCAAAAGCCTTCAG GAACGAGCCGGAGTGAAGATGGTCATGATCCAAGAAGGTCCACAAAACACAGGCGCAGACAAACCTCTCCGTATTTCAGGAGAACCCTTCAAAGTTCAG caAGCCAAAGAGATGGTGATGGAGCTGATCAGAGACCAGGGCTTTAGGGAGCAGAGGGGCGAGTACGGCTCCAGGATGGGAGGCGACAGTTTAGAT GTTCCTGTTCCCAGGTTTGCGGTTGGAATTGTGATTGGGAGGAACGGTGAAATGATCAAGAAAATTCAGAGTGACACTGGAGTTCGGATCCAGTTCAAGCAGG ATGACGGCACCACCCCAGAGAGGATAGCCCAGATCATGGGTCCTCCTGACCAGGCTCAGCACGCAGCAGAGATCATCTCTGACCTGCTGAGGAGCGTGCAGGCTGGTGGCCCTCCAGGACACGGGGGTGGCCGGGGCCGAGGCCGTGGGCAGGGCAACTGGAACATGGGCCCACCTGGTGGCCTGCAGGAGTTCACCTTCACTGTTCCAACCATGAAGACCGGCCTCATCATTGGAAAAG GTGGTGAGACGATCAAAGGCATCAGCCAGCAGTCGGGGGCCAGGATCGAACTGCAGAGGAACCCTCCGCCCAACGCTGACCCCAACATCAAGATGTTCACTGTTCGCGGCTCCCCTCAACAGATAGACTACGCCAGGCAGctagtggaggagaaaataggG GGACCAGTCACTCCAATGGGTGGCCCACATGGCCCCCCTGGTCCCCATGGAGGTCCTGGCCCACATGGCCCTCCTGGACCTCCCGGGCCTCCCGGTGCTCCCATGGGCCCGTACAACCCTGGACCGTACAACCAGGGACCTCCGGGACCACA TGGTCCACCTGCACCTTATCAGCCTCAGGGATGGGGTAACGGCTTCCCACATTGGCAGCAAGGCCAGCCTGATCCCA tgggtGCAGACAAAGCGGCAGCTGATGCCAATGCGGCGGCTTGGGCAGCCTACTATTCTCAGTACAGCCAACAGCCACAGGCTCCCATGACTCCGACCACCGGAGCCCCAGGCACGACTCAGACCAACGGTCAAG GTCAACAAAGCCAGCAGCCTCAGGATTACACAAAAGCTTGGGAGGAGTATTACAAGAAACAAG GTCAAGCGGCCCCTCAGGCCACGGCGGCCGCAGCGGCCTCCCAGCCTGGAGGCCAGCCGGACTACAGCGCTGCCTGGGCAGAGTACTACCGCCAGCAGGCCGCCTACTACGGCACGGCCAGCCCTCAGACGATGGGCGCCGCGCCACAAGCCCCTCAG GGCCAgtaa